The Procambarus clarkii isolate CNS0578487 chromosome 92, FALCON_Pclarkii_2.0, whole genome shotgun sequence genomic interval tcaaaccaccaaacacttcctcaaaccaacaaacacttcctcaaaccaccaaacacttcctcaaaccaacaaacacttcctcaaaccaccaaacaCTTCCTCAAACAAACACTTCCTCAAACCACAAACActtcctcaaaccaccaaacaCTTCCTCAAACCACAAACActtcctcaaaccaacaaacacttcctcaaaccaccaaacacttcctcaaaccaccaaacacttcctcaaaccaccaaacacttcctcaaaccaccaaacacttcctcaaacaaacaaacacttcctcaaaccaccaaacaCTTCCTCAAACAAACActtcctcaaaccaccaaacaCTTCCTCAAACAAACActtcctcaaaccaccaaacacttcctcaaaccaccaaacaCTTCCTCAGACTAACAAACACTTCCTCAAACCACAAACActtcctcaaaccaacaaacactTCCTCCAAGCACCAAACActtcctcaaaccaccaaacacttcctcaaaccaacaaacactTCCTCAAACCACAAACActtcctcaaaccaacaaacacttcctcaaaccaccaaacaCTTCCTCCAAGCACCAAACACTTCCTCCAAGCACCAAGGAGTTGCTTGAAGGCGGGACAAGCGGAGTCAGCCCAACACAATGACATTCAAAGGGCGAATAATTAATGGTGTTGAGTGACTGGTCTTTCTTAATGATCTGGACAGGTAAGATGTCCCCCAGCACCAGTCCAggtgtggtaatgactgtgtctaGCTCCTCACTGCCCTAtactaccaccataaccactatctCCCCACCATTCTCAACACCGTAACTACCATCGTTACTACCACCCTCACCATTAACACCATCGAAAGCTTTCTCCTACAAGAGTTAAAATAAACGAAGCATTTAGGGTGTTTAGCGGAATACCTTCTTATCAGTACTGTTgtcatgtgtgtatgtgttatgATACCAGGAGATCAGGCAGTGCTTGTGAGCTTATCTCAGTGTTTGTAAATTAAGAACTCACCCAGACGGGCTTCTTCAGCGTAATTGATAACTCTACTTTACCTTCTGGGTGTAGCGAGTGCGGGAACTCACTACTTCTAGGTGAAGAGAGTGTAAGGCACTGTGGGTTGAATATTGAGTCTTATCCGAGAGATAACAGTGAGTTCCTTGCTTAGAGCTTATAGCAAGTGACACAAACACCGTGTTTATCCTCACGTGAGAGGCATGGGGGAGTCATACACAGATATACACCCCACGAGCCTACACACACAGCGTagggttacgggctcaccatagcccgtgctacttgcaacttgttcctagtagctgaatctttaacaacaacaacaacccacccatacgcacacgcacacacaaacgcacacacccacacccacactcacaggaGAAGAGATAAATACATTCAGAAAAAAATAAACTTTTCAAACAACGTGAAATTACACTTACCCAATCTCCTGTTAGTAGTCCCAAGGATTACGCTCGACGACGGAGAACAAGTTGTTCTAAAGTGCACACGAACACAATGGACTTTAAAAAGTGTGTCTGCGGGTCGACAATGATGTTTTAAATCGCATACTCGAATGGTTTATCTTACCAATAGTGTAATTCTTCTCGATAGTCACCGAGCACTTCAACACGACTATTTGGATAGACACGTCTCTCCTCTCACACACGTACACCATGGCCAGCGCCAGACTAATGAGCTCCAGGGTAGTTTGAGGTCAGGTGAGGAACCCGCACTAACTCTTGCCCACACACGAGCCAAGAgctgctcactcactcactcgaacACTAGACCGAGTTAACACCTTGCATAGCAGGATACATGAACACCTATGAGGTGATGATCTGTGTGAcgggtacacagtacacagtacacaggtacacagtacACGGGTACACAGTACACGGGTACACAGTACACGGGTACACAATACACATAGTTGCCAGCTAACAATGCAAGTTGTAACACCACCCTAATGCACCACCACTCTActgcaccactataatggaacacaactataatggaacactaaaacTAAtgatgtaaacactacttatcctgagtaacacttccccattggttgcacttggtaacactgttatgggctgacatatgatggttacaccgggactacaaagtacactgccaacaaggagatgctaacacaggatgaaatacgctgccaccatctgcctttgaccattgagactatatcaagcaacgaggcaagaaacattgcttgacttggagagtactttctatgactgtcattaattatggaaacggttgtcagccactatatccaaaaggctaagaggattcaacaattgacacagacgggaaatttaacagtgagttttattgagaccaaaattatgtcaatcaccacttataaatcctactctaacactggcaaaaatttaagaaatttggacatggaacaaaaaactcagagatcacacacattaccttaagatatctgtctctccctggctgagaggttcttcacagccctctctggaccccggtgtccggcactctgcgttttctaagtccctacaggacctctatatacaacccccacagggggagggggagatctgctgttgctacccaccaagaatgtacaaacactcaagaaatatttcaataagcttgtttgacattcaccatacactcttcaagagaggagttattaattacgtgtgtggctgacctctgacctggccaaaagggggagatccaaggatgtttacacataagaatctggagtctaattcccttgcatgaaatattacatacttgaaactatgctgactaagactaacccaggaatttttaatcaatatacaagataaaccggaggtgaacgtggaggcttccctgggtgtgaactcttaaggggggggggggaggtcacggGTGTTACAAAGTCAATAATGGCAAGCTCAGTGGGCGGGGCACGATAAGTGCAAAACAGCTAGTTTCGACCCTTCTTCTCGAGCTATGTCCATCATTTTGCATACTACGGTTCCCCCAATGAATAAAATAATAGGTACAAAGCTGATTACAAATCTCCACGTTTCCTGTgtgtaggttagttaggttaggttaggcttcggGTCGCGTGTTCTAGCACCCTTTATTTTGTACGCTGTGTCGAATCCAGAGAACGGACTGGAAAGTGCAATAGGTACGATAAGAGACAATTCTATTAACATGAGtaacacctctaaaggatacctgatcaacaggGCTGTGACTGATACGTCAAACTGCCTGCAGCTGAGGCTAACAGCCTAGTGAGTCAGGTTGTAATTTAACGTAGATGGGAAAATGGTAGGAATTAAAGAAGCAGGACGAAATAGCAAACTCAatttataattttaaaaatatatatgatagggacatagatCAGGAGTCATTGCACGTGACAACCTGCAGCTAGAAAGATGTGgttcaagagctaaagctcgatcctgcaggtacataTAGGCCAGTACAAATAAGTCAGAATACTCACACCAGATTGCTGGAGTCTAAGCTTCCTGTTTACAGCCTAAAGGTCCCCGGATCGATTCCCTGTGCAGGAAAAAAGCATTTTGAGCAGTTTCATTACAGCTGATACCTATgatcacttagcagtaaacaggGAAGCGGGGAGAgttagggaactgttgtgggttgcgtcCTGCGGAGGGTCAGTCATTGGCCTTCAAACCCAAAGACACTTCCCGTCCCCagacacctgcacaacacctgctGAGAGGTCATGGCAGGTGTTTAATGTCTTCTGAACTATTCACTCGAGGAGTCTTCTTAActattcacttaactattcctgcGAGGACAGTCACGTGAAGCAGAACTCTACAAGAACTAATGATGCAGTTCAGCTTGGTCAAAATGTATGTGTCCACTTGCgaagcctctacatctttcctgtATTTATGAAACAGTCTACGAGCTTGGAAACTATGCAGCCCAAGGTTACTTTATCTTACTGACAACGTCGTGGTAGCTTGGGAACTCATAAataacttaatatatattaactaAGCAAGTGATGAaacatgtacaggtttcgtaagtggacacgtaaATACTGGATGATCCCTAGTTAAGAATGACTGAGCTTCGAGAAGGCATTGGGTAGAGGAGTAGAAACTGGGTAGAGAGATGAGCATTAGGAAAGAAGAGAATAGagcaagagaaagagaggagcAGAAACTAAGAGAGATGTGTGAAGAGCAAGCAATATCTTAGCTCACCTCATGAGGCTACACAACTTGCTTGTGTTGAAAGGTACTTGGAACGAGAGTTTGAGAGGACGGGAGCTAGAGTCCTACACTGAGAGAGAGGCTCGAATCCTAACACTTCTGGTTCGACACTATTGAGCGAATATACCATCGTAACAGCACAAAAATTCAAATACTAAACGTCTGTCATTGATCTTTAAAAAAGATAATCTGAACttttcaaaattatttattaaaccTGTAAGCACTGggtgaactttacaacaatgtgtGAGCTTTACAAGAACAATAACTCAGCTGATGACTGAACTTCACATTCTGGATATATATTAAAACGTAGAAAAAACTGGATAGCAATTGAAATTTGAACTTTAAAAAATTAAATGTCAAATTATTGTACTTTGTGCAAATATATCAATGACATATTTATACTTAAACAAATACATTTATACATACagatgcatacatatatatatatatatatatatatatatatatatatatatatatatatatatatatatatatatatatatatatatatgtatatatatatatatatatatatatatatatatatatatatatatatatatatatatatatatatatatgcaaacataaaacatgtagatatatatatttactggCATGcatacataattaattagatttgGAAATACAATTTTATAAGGAAAAACGATTATAAACGAAAAATTCTCGAATTTTCCCCAAACTGATCTCCAATTTCTAAGGTAAGACATATTTAATTTTGCTTCAGTCTTATTTCAAATCAAACTTGAGATATAAAAATAATTTTATCAGTAAAAATTACAAGAAAGGAAAAGGAAGAATTCTGGAATTTTATGTAGAGTGTGCAATGAACCCCAGGTAGCCTAATGAGGTAGGTCTACCTTGTGAGTTATTCCCAAcctgaacaagttaggtgagaaggtggtggaggccaagaccgtcagtagtttcaaagtgttatacgacaaagagtgctgggaagacgggacaccacgagcgtagctctcatcctataactacatttaagtaattacacacacacacacggaacgtAGACTACTTACAATGCAGAAATATATACTTCACAAGAGCTGAAACTTTCCCTGGTTTTCCATGACAGGAGAAATCTGCGAGAATATATTATTTACGACTCACGAATTTATCTGATTTTCATGAAATATGGAGCTCGGGTAACTGAGGGCGTAGCCTAGCGATGCTCAATTTATTGTTCCACTTTATTGCATTTCCCAGTTAATGCTTCCAGCTTTACTGTCTAGTATTTGCAGTTAATATTATCTTTATACATTATTATCAAACATTATTTTGTTATCTTTATCATtatccttattattattattacatcctACCATGAAGCAAACAGGAAAGCTAACATCCTATCATTGCGGAAGACAGATTCCTTCCCAGACATGCAAGTGTGATTACTTATTACAAGACGAAAGATTCAGTCACGTTGCGATTAAGAAAACACAACAAATGCCACATCTTCCCAAAGGACAAGGGACATTTGTGTGAGACAAATGAGAAAAGTCCAGCAATACTGACTTCTATATGGGGGAAATTGTATAAATCCCTCGTTTGTGTCTCggggagactgcaggatccgtggtaggtctagttgaactcccggttgcaattcttttaaccatgtcttagctcagtcgattagggcacgtctgagatcctctcggacgtaggttcgaatcctcatcacggcccttgtggatttgttcatttactaaataatttattataaatgtttagaattattatatataattaactaTACTCATTACATGTGAATTACTATCCACAAATTTCATAAATGATCGTGTATAATCACCGTCGATGATTAGCTCTAATCACtgtaattattttatattatagctTATCTATAATGGTAATAGTTTATATGTTTTTCGTTATCATAATCGACAGGTGTTTTAATCATTATATGAAGGTGTTTTAACCATTATATAAAGCAGGTGTTTTAACCGTTATATGAAGCAGGTGTTTTAACCATTGTATGAAGCAGGTGTTTTAACCATGATATAAAGCAGGTGTTTTAACCATTGTATGAAGCAGATGTTTTTACCATTATATGAAGCAGATGTTTTTACCATTATATGAAGCAGGTGTTTTAACCATTGTATGAAGCAGGTGTTTTAACCGTTATATGAAGCAGGTGTTTTAGCCGTTATATGAAGCAGGTGTTTTAACCATTACATGAAGCAGGTGTTTTAACCATTACATGAAGCAGGTGTTTTAACCTTTGTATGAAGCAGGTGTTTTAACCATTGTATGAAGCAGGTGTTTTAACCATGATATAAAGCAGGTGTTTTAACCATTGTATGAAGCAGATGTTTTTACCATTATATGAAGCAGATGTTTTTACCATTATATGAAGCAGGTGTTTTAACCATTGTATGAAGCAGGTGTTTTAACCGTTATATGAAGCAGGTGTTTTAGCCGTTATATGAAGCAGGTGTTTTAACCATTACATGAAGCAGGTGTTTTAACCATTACATGAAGCAGGTGTTTTAACCATTGTATGAAGCAGGAGTTTTAACCATTGTATGAAGCAGGTGTTTTAACCATGATATAAAGCAGGTGTTTTAACCATTGTATGAAGCAGGTGTTTTAACCATTGTATGAAGCAGGTGTTTTAACCATTGTATGAAGCAGGTGTTTTAACCATGATATAAAGCAGGTGTTTTAACCATTGTATGAAGCAGATGTTTTTACCATTATATGAAGCAGATTTTTTACCATTATATGAAGCAGGTGTTTTAACCATTGTATGAAGCAGGTGTTTTAACCGTTATATGAAGCAGGTGTTTTAGCCGTTATATGAAGCAGGTGTTTTAACCATTACATGAAGCAGGTGTTTTAACCATTACATGAAGCAGGTGTTTTAACCATGATATGAAGCAGGTGTTTTAACCGTTATATGAAGCAGGTGTTTTAACCATTGTATGAAGCAGGTGTTTTAACCATTGTATGAAGCAGGTGTTTTAACCGTTATATGAAGCAGGTGTTTTAACCATTACATGAAGCAGGTGTTTTAACCATTACATGAAGCAGGTGTTTTAACCATTGTATGAAGCAGGTGTTTTAACCATGATATGAAGCAGGTGTTTTAACCATTGTATGAAGCAGGCGTTTTAACCGTTATATGAAGCAGGTGTTTTAACCATTACATGAAGCAGGTGTTTTAACCATTGTATGAAGCAGGTGTTTTAACCATGATATGAAGCAGGTGTTTTAACCATTGTATGAAGCAGGTGTTTTAACCATTGTATGAAGCAGGTGTTTTAACCGTTATATGAAGCAGGTGTTTTAACCATTACATGAAGCAGGTGTTTTAACCATTGTATGAAGCAGGTGTTTTAACCGTTACATGAAGCAGGTGTTTTAACCATTACATGAAGCAGGTGTTTTAAGCCATTATATGAAGCAGGTGTTTTAACCATTGTATGAAGCAGGTGTTTTAACCATTGTATGAAGCAGGTGTTTTAACCGTTATATGAAGCAGGTGTTTTAACCATTGTATGAAGCAGGTGTTTTA includes:
- the LOC138359645 gene encoding uncharacterized protein encodes the protein MRLSSGKLANTSSKYQTLPQTNKHFLKPPNTSSNHQTLPQTNKHFLKPPNTSSNHQTLPQTTKHFLRLTNTSSNHQTLPQTTKHFLRLTNTSSNHKHFLKPPNTSSNQQTLPQTTKHFLKPTNTSSNHQTLPQTNTSSNHKHFLKPPNTSSNHKHFLKPTNTSSNHQTLPQTTKHFLKPPNTSSNHQTLPQTNKHFLKPPNTSSNKHFLKPPNTSSNKHFLKPPNTSSNHQTLPQTNKHFLKPQTLPQTNKHFLQAPNTSSNHQTLPQTNKHFLKPQTLPQTNKHFLKPPNTSSKHQTLPPSTKELLEGGTSGVSPTQ